A window of Blastocatellia bacterium genomic DNA:
TCGAGAGATTCCTTATTTTTATGGCCGCAACCATGTGAATCGGGTTATCAAGAGAGGATGCGTTGTATTTACTAAATCCTGTGTTTCATTGAATTAACCCTACTAACCTAAAGTTTAGCTTTAATTTTTCTTGACATTCAATCCTGCTTTCTGTAGGATACGGCCTGTCACCACTAGGCAACCGAATAGGGACTGGGGGAACATAAAAACTGGTCAACAGGAAGGGTTGTTGTGTTGTGGAAGCTGAAACGTCAGTACATGATCACATTGAAGCGAGGCGAGAGCAGCGGTGGAAGCAAAAGAGCGATTGACGAGAGACCCTGTTGGCGAGGCTCGATCCGGTGAAACATGGATGCCGCGACACAAAGCGGCTGTTGAATTGACCTCTGTTAGTATCTCTTCTCGACCTGTTGAAGTGCCCGTTCCTTCGACGCACATTCTGACAAGAAATGCTCGGATGTGGCAAGTCATCCATGACGCCGTGCGCGTCGCGCCGAGTAATGCGACGGTGTTGATTGTTGGAGAGACAGGAACGGGAAAAGAATTGCTGGCTTCGGAGATTCATCGGTTCAGTCGGCGTGCTCACAAGCCATTGACGGTGATCAACTGTGCGGCCTTAGCCGAACCGCTGGTGGAAACCGAACTATTCGGGCACGTCAGAGGCGCGTTCACCGGGGCAGACCGTCATAAGGTTGGTTTCTTCGAAGCGGCCGACGGCGGCACTGTGTTCCTTGATGAAATTGGCGAGATTGGCCCGCTGTTTCAGTTGAAGTTGCTGCGTGTTCTTGAGCAACGCGAATTCAATCGAGTTGGTGATACGCGCCGGCTGTATACGGACATCCGGTTTATCTCGGCAACCAATCGCGACCTCGAAGCTAAGGTGCGAGAGGGCAAATTTCGAGAAGACCTCTACTACCGGCTCAATGTCGTGACATTGACCTTGCCGCCGCTGCGGAAACGCAAAGAGGATATCGAGCTGCTGACATGTCATTTTGTCGAGCTGTTTGCTCGCGAGCTGGACAAACCCATTCGAGCCATCTCGGCGGACGTATTTCAGGTGTTAGCCAACCACGACTGGCCGGGCAATGTGCGCGAGCTGAGAAATACGATCCAACGCGCTGTCATTCTGTGTGACACAGATGTATTAACCAGC
This region includes:
- a CDS encoding sigma-54 dependent transcriptional regulator; the protein is MPRHKAAVELTSVSISSRPVEVPVPSTHILTRNARMWQVIHDAVRVAPSNATVLIVGETGTGKELLASEIHRFSRRAHKPLTVINCAALAEPLVETELFGHVRGAFTGADRHKVGFFEAADGGTVFLDEIGEIGPLFQLKLLRVLEQREFNRVGDTRRLYTDIRFISATNRDLEAKVREGKFREDLYYRLNVVTLTLPPLRKRKEDIELLTCHFVELFARELDKPIRAISADVFQVLANHDWPGNVRELRNTIQRAVILCDTDVLTSDTLPEAIRHARDSDDMAGAQSIEFDERDFLCPFKDAKEKFLGQFEREYLIFHLKLNNGNVARTAQRTGIYGANLYDKLRRYQIDPNRFRSAGSVTNVVPLTAP